One window of Corynebacterium accolens genomic DNA carries:
- a CDS encoding MerR family transcriptional regulator: MSITEDTQSESQYVQESLFDVGPDEEVGYRVPIACQVAGITYRQLDYWARTNLVNPSIRTARGSGSQRLYSFKDVLVLKIVKRLLDTGISLQNIRLAVESLHDRGVNDLAELTLVSDGTTVYECRSNDEVIDLLAGGQGVFGIAVPGILKELSGTITSFPAERIEELPEDNVVGLDELAARRNRKSS; this comes from the coding sequence GTGAGCATCACCGAGGACACTCAGTCCGAGTCCCAGTACGTCCAAGAATCCCTCTTTGATGTGGGACCGGACGAAGAAGTGGGGTACCGCGTGCCCATCGCTTGCCAGGTTGCTGGCATCACCTACCGCCAGTTGGACTACTGGGCACGCACCAACCTGGTCAACCCCTCCATTCGCACCGCACGCGGCTCGGGCTCGCAGCGCCTATATTCTTTCAAGGACGTCTTGGTCCTCAAGATTGTCAAGCGCTTGCTCGATACCGGAATCTCCCTGCAGAACATCCGCCTAGCCGTGGAATCGCTGCACGACCGCGGCGTCAATGACTTGGCGGAGCTCACCCTCGTCTCTGATGGCACCACCGTGTACGAGTGCCGCTCCAATGATGAGGTCATTGACCTTCTCGCCGGCGGCCAGGGCGTCTTTGGCATCGCAGTGCCGGGAATCTTGAAGGAACTGTCCGGCACGATTACGTCCTTCCCCGCAGAGCGCATCGAGGAATTGCCCGAGGACAACGTGGTTGGCTTGGATGAGCTCGCCGCTCGCCGCAATCGCAAGAGCTCCTAA
- the odhI gene encoding oxoglutarate dehydrogenase inhibitor Odhl produces the protein MSENTGTPEPQVETTSVFRADLLKEMENGTKGTDTSAVGTENLEDGQALLVVKRGSNAGARFLLDQDTTTAGRHPEADIFLDDVTVSRRHAEFRKNDDGQFEVVDVGSLNGTYVNREPRNSQALEVGDEIQIGKFRLVFITKQD, from the coding sequence ATGAGCGAGAACACCGGAACCCCGGAACCACAGGTGGAGACCACCTCTGTATTCCGCGCTGACCTGCTCAAGGAAATGGAAAATGGCACCAAGGGAACCGATACCTCTGCGGTAGGTACGGAAAACCTGGAAGATGGCCAGGCGTTGCTCGTCGTCAAGCGCGGCTCCAACGCCGGTGCCCGCTTCTTGCTTGACCAGGACACCACCACGGCAGGGCGCCACCCGGAGGCAGATATCTTCCTGGATGATGTCACCGTTTCCCGCCGCCACGCTGAATTCCGCAAGAACGATGACGGCCAATTCGAGGTAGTAGACGTGGGATCCCTGAACGGTACCTACGTCAACCGCGAGCCGCGCAATTCGCAGGCGCTCGAGGTTGGAGATGAGATTCAGATCGGTAAATTCCGCCTCGTATTCATCACCAAGCAGGACTAA
- a CDS encoding vWA domain-containing protein, which translates to MARHSNGENKFAIAGWVVAVAIIAILAVIALVVFLMRDGDDSGDTTAAETASESTVESSTAAASSTPSTSGTDAPQPSTTDGAEAGKDTSSPAPSSTVELAPNTLLLVDTSANMTAMFDATQQALSSTAGKLSQNNSQVALWNYSSPISEAATVGYRDNLGFGNGAAVPDTLAAFGTGGVPQSRSATIAALNTAADQAAGTNQKARVLLVTTGTELDMDDAQFAAALDGAKSDNVELSVVHVGPGAIDEQLKNATDNFTSVDAGTQEDLNAAIDKAAGV; encoded by the coding sequence ATGGCACGGCACTCAAACGGGGAAAACAAATTCGCGATCGCCGGATGGGTTGTCGCGGTTGCCATCATCGCGATCCTTGCCGTCATTGCACTGGTGGTTTTCTTAATGCGTGATGGCGATGATTCCGGCGACACTACGGCCGCCGAGACCGCATCCGAATCCACTGTAGAAAGCAGCACCGCGGCCGCCTCCTCTACTCCTAGTACGTCGGGCACCGATGCTCCGCAACCTTCGACAACCGACGGCGCCGAAGCAGGCAAAGATACTTCCTCCCCAGCTCCCTCCTCCACCGTGGAACTGGCGCCCAATACCCTCCTGCTCGTTGATACTTCCGCGAATATGACCGCGATGTTTGATGCAACGCAACAAGCGCTTTCGAGCACCGCGGGAAAACTGAGCCAGAATAATAGCCAGGTTGCTCTCTGGAACTATTCGTCTCCTATCTCGGAAGCCGCCACGGTGGGCTACCGCGATAACCTCGGATTCGGCAATGGCGCTGCGGTTCCGGATACGCTCGCGGCATTCGGCACCGGTGGCGTGCCGCAATCGCGCAGCGCCACAATTGCCGCGCTGAACACCGCTGCGGATCAGGCCGCCGGTACCAACCAGAAGGCGCGGGTGCTCCTTGTGACAACGGGCACCGAGCTCGATATGGACGATGCCCAGTTTGCCGCCGCTCTTGACGGCGCGAAGTCAGACAACGTAGAGCTATCCGTTGTCCACGTGGGCCCAGGGGCAATCGATGAACAGCTAAAGAACGCCACTGACAACTTCACCAGCGTCGATGCAGGTACGCAAGAGGACCTCAACGCGGCAATCGATAAGGCCGCTGGGGTTTAA
- a CDS encoding SLC13 family permease: MAQAQASTASSSSHSSPQESTEPTKKEKFHLDAVWFALAFLALAAVLLIPIPGLDWPAKVALGMLAFAVIMWVTEAVSYPVSALLIVGLISLLLGLGPDPESDGIYGTSNALKVAMAGFSSSAVALVAAALILAGAMQATGLHKRIALYVLKIAGEKTSHIVIGAIAIAIILAFFVPSATARAGAVVPILLGMVAAFGLSYESKLGALLVITAAQAVSIWNVGIKTAAAQNLVAVGFIEDQMGQSVSWGQWFIWAAPWPILMSVALYFIMRAVIKPETERIEGGKELIAKQLEDLGPTSPEEKRLIGFSLLLLFFWATEGLLHPISSAVITAVAVALMLLPKIGVFTWPEAQKSVSWGTLIVFAIGISLGSFLLDTGAATWLSEKTFGLMGLDSLPILATIALVSLFNILIHLGFASATSLASALIPVFIALASTLDVPNGGIGFVVIQQFVICFGFLLPVSAPQNMLAYGTGAFSTKQFLRSGIPLTIVGYLLILLLSATYWSWLGLV, encoded by the coding sequence ATGGCTCAAGCACAAGCATCCACAGCCAGTTCTTCTTCCCACTCCTCGCCGCAGGAATCTACCGAACCCACGAAAAAGGAGAAATTTCACCTTGATGCCGTGTGGTTCGCGCTGGCCTTCCTGGCCCTAGCGGCCGTCTTACTTATCCCGATCCCGGGACTCGACTGGCCCGCTAAAGTGGCCCTAGGCATGCTGGCCTTCGCGGTGATCATGTGGGTGACCGAGGCCGTGAGCTATCCGGTGAGCGCACTGTTGATCGTCGGCCTTATCTCCCTACTTTTGGGGCTCGGGCCGGATCCAGAATCCGATGGTATCTATGGCACCTCTAATGCCCTCAAGGTCGCGATGGCAGGATTTTCCTCGTCTGCGGTAGCGCTCGTGGCCGCGGCGCTGATCTTGGCCGGAGCGATGCAGGCTACGGGCCTGCACAAGCGGATTGCGCTGTACGTGCTGAAGATCGCGGGGGAGAAGACCTCCCACATCGTTATCGGCGCCATCGCGATCGCCATCATCTTGGCCTTCTTCGTTCCCTCTGCCACCGCGCGTGCGGGCGCCGTGGTGCCTATCTTGCTCGGTATGGTAGCCGCCTTCGGCCTATCCTATGAGTCGAAGCTGGGTGCCCTACTCGTCATTACCGCAGCGCAGGCCGTCTCGATCTGGAATGTAGGTATTAAAACCGCAGCCGCACAAAACCTCGTGGCGGTGGGCTTTATCGAGGATCAAATGGGGCAGTCGGTCTCCTGGGGGCAGTGGTTTATTTGGGCCGCGCCCTGGCCCATCCTGATGTCCGTCGCGTTGTACTTCATCATGCGCGCCGTCATCAAACCGGAAACGGAGCGCATTGAGGGAGGAAAGGAGCTCATCGCCAAGCAGCTAGAGGACCTTGGTCCCACCTCACCGGAAGAGAAAAGACTCATCGGGTTTTCCCTCCTCCTGCTCTTCTTCTGGGCCACGGAGGGACTGCTGCACCCGATTAGCTCGGCCGTCATTACCGCGGTGGCCGTCGCCCTGATGCTGCTGCCGAAGATTGGCGTATTTACCTGGCCAGAGGCCCAAAAGTCCGTGAGCTGGGGTACCCTCATCGTCTTTGCCATTGGTATTTCCCTTGGCTCCTTCCTGCTGGATACTGGCGCTGCCACGTGGCTATCAGAAAAGACCTTCGGGTTAATGGGGCTGGATTCGCTGCCGATTCTGGCAACGATTGCGCTGGTATCGCTATTTAATATCCTCATCCACTTGGGCTTTGCCTCAGCGACGTCGCTGGCCTCCGCGCTCATCCCGGTCTTTATTGCCTTGGCTTCCACGCTGGATGTGCCCAACGGCGGCATCGGCTTCGTGGTCATCCAACAGTTCGTCATCTGCTTCGGATTCTTGCTGCCTGTCTCGGCGCCGCAGAACATGCTGGCCTATGGCACCGGTGCCTTTAGCACCAAGCAATTCCTGCGCTCTGGTATCCCGCTGACCATTGTCGGGTACCTGCTCATCCTGCTGCTGTCTGCCACCTACTGGTCGTGGCTGGGCTTGGTCTAA
- a CDS encoding DEAD/DEAH box helicase: MTTFAELGLPQRVVHVLNDQGITEAFPIQAAAIPDVLAGKDVLGRGPTGSGKTFTFGLPTLARLAGSGASTPGHPRAVVLAPTRELATQIQQRLDEPATALGLRVLAVVGGVNINHHIRSLARPVDLLVATPGRAQDLIAQGRLSFDKVQITTLDEADQMADMGFLPQVRKLLNYTPPTGQRLLFSATLDGDVNKLVEQFLHDPVVHSTAPVTAAVESMSHHLFFVGDRPARNEVVMRIAARAGKTIMFMRTKHGVDRQVKKLRRVGINAYPLHGDKGQGARTRAISGFADRSIPVLVATDIAARGIDIADVSLVVHVDPPAEHKAYLHRAGRTARGGATGTVVTLVTDEQRSEVAALIKKAGVNATEYDISHRDNPAGAPELRTVTGARKPHGPALPPPGQDGSHGSGQQQKKQPPRQQKRQVGGARRGKGRRR, encoded by the coding sequence ATGACTACTTTTGCCGAACTCGGCTTACCTCAGCGCGTGGTTCACGTTTTGAACGACCAAGGAATCACGGAAGCATTTCCCATCCAAGCCGCAGCCATCCCGGATGTACTTGCGGGCAAGGACGTACTCGGCCGCGGGCCTACCGGATCCGGAAAGACCTTTACCTTCGGGCTTCCCACGCTGGCCCGATTGGCTGGCTCGGGTGCCTCGACCCCGGGCCACCCCCGTGCGGTCGTCCTCGCCCCCACCCGTGAGTTGGCGACGCAGATCCAACAACGCCTCGATGAGCCCGCCACCGCATTAGGGCTGCGCGTCCTCGCGGTGGTCGGCGGCGTCAATATCAACCACCACATCCGGTCTTTGGCGCGCCCAGTGGATCTCTTGGTCGCTACACCTGGTCGCGCCCAGGATCTCATCGCCCAAGGCAGGTTGTCCTTTGACAAGGTGCAGATCACTACTTTGGACGAGGCGGACCAGATGGCCGATATGGGGTTTCTTCCCCAAGTGCGCAAGCTCTTAAACTACACCCCGCCCACCGGTCAGCGGTTGCTGTTTTCGGCGACCCTCGACGGAGACGTCAATAAGCTCGTCGAGCAATTCCTGCACGATCCCGTGGTGCATTCCACCGCACCGGTGACCGCGGCGGTGGAATCGATGTCGCACCACCTGTTTTTCGTCGGGGATCGCCCCGCCCGCAACGAGGTGGTTATGCGCATCGCCGCACGCGCGGGCAAGACCATTATGTTCATGCGAACGAAGCACGGCGTGGATAGGCAGGTGAAAAAGCTAAGGCGCGTCGGCATCAACGCCTATCCACTCCACGGGGATAAGGGCCAAGGCGCGCGCACCCGCGCCATTTCCGGCTTTGCCGATCGCTCCATTCCCGTCCTCGTTGCCACCGATATCGCAGCACGCGGCATCGATATCGCAGACGTCTCCCTCGTCGTCCACGTGGATCCGCCGGCCGAACACAAGGCCTACCTGCACCGCGCAGGGCGCACGGCCCGCGGCGGCGCCACAGGCACGGTGGTTACCCTGGTCACCGATGAACAGCGTTCAGAAGTAGCTGCCCTCATCAAAAAGGCCGGTGTGAACGCTACCGAATACGATATTTCCCACCGCGATAACCCGGCCGGCGCTCCCGAGCTGCGCACGGTCACCGGCGCCCGCAAACCGCACGGACCGGCCCTTCCACCGCCGGGCCAAGACGGTTCGCACGGCTCGGGCCAGCAACAAAAGAAACAACCCCCACGCCAACAGAAGCGGCAGGTTGGTGGAGCCAGGAGGGGTAAGGGGCGGCGTCGCTAA
- the secA2 gene encoding accessory Sec system translocase SecA2, producing the protein MGAFDWFWKAMGSQSERNDKKSKAIVDEARSAAEKLAQSDDAAVAQAARDAVRGGEVADKAQFLGALAVACERTLGLHPFTVQSQAVLRLLTGDVIQMATGEGKTLVGAMAATGFALTGKRVHVVTVNDYLASRDAEWMRPVVEFFGLQVASVTESMSADERRVAYARNIIYAPVNELGFDLLRDNQITERAQAVQAPGDVALVDEADSVLVDEALVPLVLAGNRPGEAPTGQITNVVSRLRENHEYVISDDGRTVQLTDFGAARVERELGIDSLYSEDTIGTVLVKVNLALHAKALLIRDIHYIVVDGKLQLIDASRGRVADLQRWPDGLQAAVEAKEGLEVSEGGRILDTITLQELMRRYPLVCGMTGTAVEATDQLRQFYDLHVSVIDRNKPLERFDEQDRIFATIGEKSAAIVEEIARLHDAGQPVLVGTQDVAESENLAEALRDRDIEVNVLNAKNDREEAQIVAEAGDIGRVTVSTQMAGRGTDIKLGGADEADHDEVAERGGLAVIGTSRHRTARLDNQLRGRAGRQGDPGLALFFVSLEDDVVQQGGAGEKVSAQPGPGGLIESKRVQDFVAHCQRVTEGQLLEIHAQTWKYNQLLADQRIIIDKRRAALLDTDQAWQELAERAPERASELADIPEAARIQAAREIMLYHLDMGWADHLELLDDVRESIHLRAIARETPIDEYHRIAVREFKDLAQRAVDQSVETFRQVPIDSEGAHLADSGLNRPSATWTYMVSDNPLAGQGNSVLSGIGNIFR; encoded by the coding sequence GTGGGAGCATTCGATTGGTTCTGGAAAGCGATGGGCTCGCAAAGCGAGCGAAACGATAAGAAATCCAAGGCCATCGTGGATGAAGCTCGCTCCGCCGCGGAGAAACTCGCACAGAGCGACGATGCTGCCGTAGCTCAAGCCGCCCGCGATGCGGTGCGCGGCGGCGAGGTCGCTGACAAGGCGCAATTCCTCGGCGCCTTGGCCGTCGCGTGCGAACGCACCCTGGGCTTACACCCGTTTACCGTGCAATCACAGGCGGTACTGCGCCTGCTTACCGGCGATGTCATTCAAATGGCCACCGGTGAGGGCAAAACGCTCGTTGGCGCGATGGCAGCAACGGGTTTCGCGCTGACCGGAAAGCGGGTCCACGTCGTGACGGTCAATGACTATCTAGCCAGCCGCGATGCCGAATGGATGCGACCTGTCGTGGAATTTTTTGGCCTGCAGGTAGCTTCCGTGACAGAAAGCATGAGCGCGGATGAGCGCCGCGTTGCCTATGCGCGAAATATTATCTACGCCCCCGTGAATGAACTGGGGTTTGACCTGTTGCGCGATAATCAGATCACCGAACGCGCACAGGCGGTGCAGGCTCCTGGCGATGTCGCCTTGGTAGACGAGGCCGATTCTGTCTTGGTGGACGAGGCCCTCGTGCCGCTGGTGCTGGCTGGAAATCGCCCCGGTGAAGCGCCCACTGGGCAAATTACCAATGTGGTCTCCCGCCTCCGAGAGAACCACGAGTACGTCATCTCGGATGACGGGCGCACGGTGCAGCTTACCGATTTCGGCGCAGCCCGCGTGGAGCGAGAGCTCGGCATCGATTCCCTTTATTCCGAGGACACTATCGGTACCGTCCTAGTCAAGGTCAACTTGGCGCTGCACGCAAAGGCGCTGTTGATCCGCGATATTCACTACATCGTGGTGGACGGCAAGCTGCAGCTTATCGATGCCTCCCGTGGCCGCGTCGCCGATCTGCAACGCTGGCCCGACGGGCTGCAGGCAGCTGTAGAGGCCAAAGAGGGCTTGGAAGTCTCTGAGGGCGGGCGCATCCTCGATACGATTACCCTGCAAGAACTCATGCGCCGCTACCCGCTGGTCTGCGGAATGACGGGTACTGCGGTAGAGGCCACCGACCAGTTGCGGCAGTTTTATGACCTGCACGTGTCCGTCATCGATCGGAACAAGCCACTAGAGCGCTTTGATGAGCAGGATCGTATTTTTGCCACCATAGGGGAGAAGTCGGCGGCCATCGTCGAAGAAATTGCCCGCCTGCACGATGCTGGTCAACCAGTGCTTGTGGGAACCCAAGACGTAGCGGAATCAGAAAATTTGGCTGAGGCCTTGCGCGATAGAGATATCGAAGTCAACGTGCTCAACGCCAAAAATGACCGCGAAGAGGCACAGATAGTTGCCGAAGCAGGCGATATTGGGCGGGTAACTGTCTCCACACAAATGGCCGGCCGCGGTACCGACATCAAGCTCGGTGGTGCCGATGAGGCCGACCACGATGAGGTGGCCGAGCGCGGCGGCCTTGCCGTGATCGGAACCTCTCGGCACCGCACCGCGCGGCTCGATAACCAGCTGCGTGGGCGTGCAGGGCGGCAAGGGGACCCAGGCTTGGCCCTATTTTTCGTCTCCCTGGAAGATGATGTGGTGCAACAAGGCGGCGCTGGGGAAAAGGTCAGCGCGCAACCTGGCCCTGGCGGGCTCATCGAATCCAAGCGGGTGCAGGACTTTGTCGCCCATTGCCAGCGGGTGACAGAGGGCCAGTTGCTAGAGATTCACGCCCAGACCTGGAAGTATAACCAGCTCTTGGCGGATCAGCGCATCATCATCGATAAGCGCCGTGCAGCGCTATTGGACACAGACCAGGCGTGGCAGGAACTAGCCGAGCGCGCCCCAGAGCGGGCGAGCGAGCTTGCGGATATCCCGGAGGCGGCGCGCATCCAGGCGGCGCGCGAAATCATGCTGTATCACCTAGACATGGGCTGGGCCGATCACCTCGAGCTGCTCGATGATGTGCGCGAATCCATTCACCTGCGCGCCATCGCGCGCGAGACCCCGATCGATGAATATCACCGCATTGCGGTGCGCGAGTTTAAGGACTTGGCGCAGCGGGCGGTGGATCAGTCAGTAGAGACCTTCAGACAGGTGCCTATTGACTCTGAGGGGGCACACCTTGCAGACTCAGGATTGAACCGTCCAAGCGCAACGTGGACCTATATGGTCTCTGATAACCCCCTTGCGGGGCAGGGAAATTCCGTGTTGAGCGGCATCGGAAACATTTTCCGGTGA
- the ftsR gene encoding transcriptional regulator FtsR — protein MSAAESAAASARRKSPNTKKAKTMSIGVVLETLNQQFPDVTVSKIRFLESEGLISPQRTASGYRRFTQEDVDRLRYILTTQRDNYTPLKVIREQLEAMDSGQVTAIVSAGNAETLLSPQQFKAPAVTRLTDAEVAEQAGASEADIASFIKDKLIKPDAAGFFNTDDVAIASAAVALQAFGFSSSQLKSLRNSARRQADLISQVAAPVAHSNSDTAHQQAEELSQQMTALVVSLHATLVKTDLRHEFNA, from the coding sequence GTGAGCGCAGCAGAATCCGCGGCGGCATCAGCTCGCCGCAAGAGCCCGAACACGAAGAAGGCTAAGACCATGTCCATTGGCGTGGTCTTAGAAACGCTGAATCAGCAATTTCCTGATGTCACTGTGTCTAAAATCCGCTTCCTCGAATCAGAGGGGCTGATTTCTCCCCAGCGCACCGCCTCCGGCTACCGCCGGTTCACGCAGGAAGACGTGGATAGGCTGCGCTACATCTTGACCACCCAGCGGGATAACTACACCCCGCTCAAGGTCATTCGCGAGCAGCTGGAAGCAATGGATTCCGGCCAGGTCACCGCCATTGTTTCTGCTGGCAATGCGGAGACCTTGCTGTCCCCGCAGCAGTTCAAAGCACCCGCGGTAACGCGCCTGACCGATGCCGAGGTAGCAGAGCAGGCGGGGGCATCGGAAGCGGATATTGCCTCTTTTATCAAGGACAAGCTGATTAAGCCGGATGCCGCGGGATTTTTCAATACCGATGACGTGGCCATTGCCTCTGCCGCAGTAGCGCTGCAGGCCTTCGGGTTTAGCTCTAGCCAGCTGAAGTCCCTGCGCAATAGCGCACGCCGCCAAGCGGATTTGATTTCCCAGGTCGCAGCCCCCGTGGCGCACTCGAATTCCGATACCGCCCACCAGCAGGCAGAGGAACTTTCCCAGCAGATGACGGCGCTGGTCGTTTCTTTGCATGCCACCCTGGTAAAGACGGATTTGCGCCACGAATTTAACGCCTAA
- a CDS encoding bifunctional nuclease family protein, with product MSDVTLEFHGIHQLGPEDDVCALLRWPEENRLIPVWLSAVDGIQLATVFADQRPNRPTTHDLLCEVLEAAGGVEAIEIVNHHQGTFMVDIQSAQGEVFDARVSDALAVAEYFKVPIVAESALLAQVSVFASEEDIKEYFDLELPTPTQDWEDSDASSAEESTSASGNAQADADFEEMMRSLGMDESDFHTGEEDEKN from the coding sequence ATGAGTGATGTAACCCTTGAATTTCACGGCATTCACCAGCTTGGGCCAGAAGATGATGTCTGCGCACTGCTGCGTTGGCCCGAAGAAAATCGCCTCATTCCCGTCTGGCTTTCGGCCGTAGACGGAATTCAATTGGCTACCGTTTTTGCTGACCAGCGCCCGAACCGCCCCACGACCCACGATCTTCTGTGCGAGGTCTTGGAGGCTGCAGGCGGCGTCGAGGCCATCGAGATTGTCAACCACCATCAAGGCACCTTCATGGTGGATATTCAGTCTGCGCAAGGCGAGGTTTTTGATGCGCGTGTAAGCGATGCCTTGGCGGTAGCCGAGTACTTTAAGGTGCCCATCGTTGCCGAATCTGCGCTCTTGGCGCAGGTATCCGTCTTCGCCAGCGAGGAGGACATCAAGGAATACTTCGACCTTGAGCTTCCTACCCCCACGCAGGACTGGGAAGATAGCGATGCCTCCTCTGCCGAGGAAAGCACCTCTGCATCCGGAAACGCGCAGGCCGATGCCGATTTCGAAGAGATGATGCGCAGCCTTGGCATGGATGAATCCGATTTCCACACGGGGGAAGAAGACGAAAAAAATTAA